The genomic region GGAAGGTAGTATACTTTTGCACCGAACGTCCGGTAAGTGCAGGCTTCAACAAACGTCTCAGCTTTCATTACCGTGATTGCGGCATCTTCCGAAATCGGATGTGACCGCCAAGCTTCTTCGATATCAAGTCCCGGAAACTTCTCAAGCTGCTTGCCGAGGAAGTAATTTTGCGGATCCTCGGACGTACCGACGGTTCGAGCTGGCGAACCTGTGACGAGATCGGTCGCGTCTCCGGACGAGTCATCTGCCTTATTTTTGGTAACGAGTTTCGAGAGTTTCCGCTGCCGCATGGCCTCGCGGAATACGTCTATGTCACCGGGCCATTGGTACTCGCCGTCAGGCTCTGTCTTCACTTGCACTGTCAGCAGCGCGGTTGTCGACTCACCACCCAGTTTTCGCGTGAGTGTTTCTGTAATCGTATCCAGTGCGGTCTCGTTCTCACTGAATTCGGCAAGCTGGTCGATTATCCAGCCGTCAGGATGTTCGGTGGCAGCTTCGGTGACCACGTCGTCAGTGGCCCACTTGGTTAGCCGTTCTTTCGCATAGCGGGCTAATTTCTCCGGATCGCTGTTTCGCCCAGCTTGATGTGTCACACTGTGATCGATTCCGCGGGCGGCTGGATACTTACAGTGACCGACTTGCTGAATCAGGTCGTCAGTGTATCTCGTCACCTGTATCGGGCCGAGTTTGTCGTCAGCCAGTTGTGGCTCATCACCGGACACGTCAACCCGAGCCACGATTAGGCTATTATTGGTGTCAACGAGATCGCCAGCAGCGTCGGGTGTGAGATACGGAGCATACTCTCCACCGCCTGTCGTAGCGAGGGTGTAGAGTTTCCCGTAGAGATACTGGAGGTCCCGAAGTGAACCGATAGGAGAATCTGGCAACTCATCGGTTAATTGATTCTCAGGATACTCCTCGCGGAATTTCTCTGGTTTCAACATTTTATTTTTTGATTTGTGGTTGGCCACATAGTGACGTCTAATCGTATATTCTGTCGCATCATATATAGTTCTAGGGTATAGCACAAGGGAAAATATTTTGTGAGTGCCGGTTGAATGTGTTGACAAGAAGGGTGATCACATGAGAAGATGATACTCTGGCTGGCATCTGTCCTTGGAAACACTCATGCCAGCCACGATCAGGAGTATAGGAGAACTCCCTCAATCATATATAGCTACCCGAGACAATGTAGTTTTACTGGGTCGGGGACATTCCAGATGAACAAAGGTTGGGTTGAAGTCCTTGGGCTATTGTCCCGATCCCAGTTCATTTTAATAGACTACTTCCGTTGAGTCAATATGGCTGGGTTTTTTTCCGTGACGTTCATAAATCCGAGCCCCAGAGAGTTCCGTTCGCCGAGGCCGCAGTCCAACGCGAGGTTGAGATGCCGCCGATGGTGGTCGTCCCGAACTGTATACTCGAATTTCCACTTGCTCAGTACGTAGGTCATTTCCTGGCCCTCGGTGACAGTCAGGGGGACGGCGAACGTCTTGAGCAGTTCGTAGCCGTCGAACAGATCGCCGTCAACATCGCTCGGACCCGGCAGGTGATCGTGGGCGAAGCGGTCATGTTTCTGATCAAGATTGTCCTCCAGCTGCTTCCGGAGCGGTGCCATCGAATGTTCCGGCCGCCAAAAGACGGCGGTGTCACCGCCGGGATGGTCGATCCCGTATTCCTCGCATCGCCACGGTGGAATCCGAACCAGTAGACCGGTTCCGGTTTCAATCGTCCCGCGCGTGCCCGGTTCGCCGACATCGGGCGCTAGCGACGTGACGTCGTCAACGCGAAACGGCATTTCGCCGATGTTCAGTTCCGGTTCCTCCAGCAAGTCAGCAGCGACGTGTGCCAGTAGCTCCTCCTCTGGCGAGGCGACCAATAGCTTCCGGTCATCACCTGCCTCCATATCGTGGGGAGGAAACGGGTTGGAGTAGACGAATCCCGGCGGCTCGCCGTCGTCATGGCGTTGGTCATACTTGGTATCGTCAAGCGCGTCCCAGAGCCGGCCACGGAGCTTGTGGTGATAATCGTTCTGATAAGCTGCATCCGTGCGTGCCGACAAATGAGCCATTACACGCACTCGGATGACTCACCGTTACCAATCATACAATCTGTAATATATATTGGTACAATAAAAAACACAGGTGGTATTGAAAAATATTATACACCAATAACATCAATTTGAGAGAGAATAGCCCTATTGGTCGTGATTATCGTAGCATGCAGGTGGATTCAACCGTATAGACACGATTGACCGGCTATCAATCGCGTTCTCAGCCTCGTCAGATGCAATCTATCTTGTTGATTGCTTCGGTCGCGAGCGCACCCAATTCATCGGCCTCGATGTGCGAGTAGCGCTTGCGAATCATCTTCTCCGAGTTATCGAGATATCGAGCAGCAACCGTGTATCCGAACCCACGGACAAGGATTTCTCCCATTCCCCGTCGGCCTCCATGAGGAGCGAGATAATCGTGTTTCGGATGCTCAATGTCGACCTCCGCTGCCTCTGAGAGCCGCTGGAGAATCGACCGTGCCCCATCTGTCGTAATCGATGGCGGGTGGATATCCTCGTCGAGAGCCAACAAGAAGTCCCGAGCGTACTCATCACGGTAGTCATCTATTGCGCCTTGCTCGCCCAGTTCGTCCCGCACGAGCGTTGCGAGCGTCCGCTGGTCGAACGTTGGGAACACAGGCCATTGTACCGTTGGTGGGTCCATCAGCGTTTGATAGCTCCGGAGTGGCGCAATCACTGGCTCGGGGAGGCTCGCAACGTCCCATTGCTGTTTCTTTCGGTAGACATCCATGCTCCCGTCGTCTAACGAAACCTCTCCCCACTGGATCCCACGCCGGCGTGGGTCGTTTGGGTCACGAAGGATTTCACCAACTCGAACAGCTGTGTATGCGATAACAAAGACAAGAGCACGGTCACGAGCCGCCTTCAGAATCATATATCGTGCTCGCTGCCTGTCGAGCGAATCGACATCATCTGAAAGGGCTCTATACGTCTCGATTGCATCGTTGACTCGGTCATCAACGTACCGGGTGAGTGTGTGGCGTTGCTCGGGTGTCCATATCTGCTGGTCGCCGGGTTTGCGACCGTCGTCCTCTGGGAGCGGTGCCATCGAGCTTGCCCGCCAAGCATAGTGCCCCTCAAGATATCCCTCGTTCGCGCACCAGCCACACCATGCAGAAATATAGTGGTAATACGTGTGTATGGTGTTTTGCTTGAGCGCGCGGTCACCGCCGAGGTATCGGGCGTATGTCCGGAATACTCGTTCATCAAGATCTTCGAAATTCGGGTCCCTGTCGATATCATCTGGTACTATACCCGCCCACTCGCTCCGGCCACGGTCACCGGTAGCCCACTGAGTGAACCGTTCGAGTTCCCTGGCTGCATTTCGTCGGTAGTTCCCGCCATCGCCACCACGCCCTTTCCCTTTGTCTTGGAGGTAGCGTTCAATGGATTCGTTGATGGAAATTCCTCTTGTTCGGTCTGATAGTGTATTCGGGCACATAGCACTCTCTTAGAAGACAAAGAGACTCAGGCACAGAGACAGACGCCACCCTCTCGAATCTGGCTCACCACAAACTGGTGAACAGCAGTTGCGAGTTCGGTCATTGCTTCGGCTTGTTCTTCGGTCGGACGACCACCACCGTAATAACTCTCAGTTCGATTCTCGCTGTAGAGTTCCTTCATTTCCACAGCCGTATCTCTCTCGAATAGTCCGATCTGGTGTGCCCGGTCGTAGCTGAACTGGTGGTCTTGGAAATCCTGGAGCGTGTCGTTGGTCATCGAGAGCGCATACGCCTCTATTGACCGTTCTATCGCCCCGAAGCAGACCTCTATGACGGCTGTGTAGTACCCGTCCTGTGCTTGGAGTGTGTCGACGACTTCGAGGAGCCGACAGGCTTTGGTCAGCTGCGTCTCCCAGTCTGCGTCGGCGCTGATTCCCTCTTCGAATACCGTCCTCCCTCTGCCGACCATCTCGAAGGCGTCCTGCGCCCGTCCAATGGCGTCAAGCACGGCAGCAGGGTCCGAACCGTTACTCATTGTCGGCACCCTCCTCTAGAAGGAGGTTTTCGACGGTTTCGAAGTCGCTCGTCTTGTAGACCGGAATGCCTGAGACGATAATTTCCCGAATATCATCCGTGTAGGCTGGAATCGCCTGGACAGCCTCAACGTCGATATCGTAGGCGTACCGGTCCCCATCGAATACCATGTCTTCGAGGTCCCGGGCGACGGCGTTCGCTTCCCGCTGGCTCTCTGCCCGCCCGGAACGAGTGAGGACCCAGATATCGATATCACTCCGTCGGTCAGCATCGCCCCGAGCAACGCTACCGTACAGGATGATTCCGACAACGTCGCTGATGGTGTCACGGAGCTTCGTGACCGCCGTTTTGACCGGCTTGTGATACTCCGGTTGGGGAATCCGAAGAATAGGATCGTCTGGGATAGACAGTCGGTCCCTGTTGATCTGTACGAGTCGCTGGTTGCTTTCGGGAGATTCAATCACCAGGTCATTCGAACTGAGAACATCTACTGCTCGTCGCACGGACTGGTGTGAATGGCCGATCTGTGTCGCGAGTTCTCTCAAGGAAAAGTCGCTAAATCGGTGGTTAGTTAAAAATAGAAGAATATCGCTCGTTGCTTTGTGTTTGAATAAATCTGGATCTGAAGTGGGTATCGGAAGCGAAACAGAGGCACCAATTAAATCAGTGCCTTCCGTCTGACGGTTCATATGCCGTAACACGGACCACTAGTATAAAAATATTATATGTATTTCAGACCTTTCATAAATATCTAACTCGGGATCAACACTACCATGCCCAGGGAGACTGACTTCTGTGAGCGGACCTCAGCACGTTCAGTCTATGGGATAATCCGGCACCACGATTCGTGATCCACCGACAATGGCGAGGCGATTCGTACTGATCGTGATTATCTCTGTAATCAAGATCTTACACTTAGAGTGTCTCAGTCTCAAAAGTAGAGTTACCTATCCAACCCTCCGGGGAATAAAGTTGCAGGCTCTCAATTACAGTATATAGTTGACTGACTATGCCCATGAAACACACAGGTCAACCCCCATTCCCAGACTGGATCCAAAGTGCCTACCAGACACTGGAGAGGGCGTACGCCTCAGGCACTGACGAACTCCCCAAGAGTGAAGCACATGAGTTCCTTCTGGCTGAGTCTGAGCATATCGAGGAGCACACTGATGCAGTATACGTAATCGATCGGCTTCTTGACCGTGGCTGGCTCTACGAGGTCGATGGCCAACTCCGCAAAACCGAGTAACACAATCCTATCGGCCATGTCGATAATATTCTTCACTTCAGAGAAGATGATACAACCTCCCTGGAGCCGAGGACGCTATTTGAGCCGATAATGATCGTTCGTTGATTC from Haloarcula hispanica ATCC 33960 harbors:
- the cas6 gene encoding CRISPR-associated endoribonuclease Cas6, with product MAHLSARTDAAYQNDYHHKLRGRLWDALDDTKYDQRHDDGEPPGFVYSNPFPPHDMEAGDDRKLLVASPEEELLAHVAADLLEEPELNIGEMPFRVDDVTSLAPDVGEPGTRGTIETGTGLLVRIPPWRCEEYGIDHPGGDTAVFWRPEHSMAPLRKQLEDNLDQKHDRFAHDHLPGPSDVDGDLFDGYELLKTFAVPLTVTEGQEMTYVLSKWKFEYTVRDDHHRRHLNLALDCGLGERNSLGLGFMNVTEKNPAILTQRK
- a CDS encoding phage integrase SAM-like domain-containing protein, which produces MCPNTLSDRTRGISINESIERYLQDKGKGRGGDGGNYRRNAARELERFTQWATGDRGRSEWAGIVPDDIDRDPNFEDLDERVFRTYARYLGGDRALKQNTIHTYYHYISAWCGWCANEGYLEGHYAWRASSMAPLPEDDGRKPGDQQIWTPEQRHTLTRYVDDRVNDAIETYRALSDDVDSLDRQRARYMILKAARDRALVFVIAYTAVRVGEILRDPNDPRRRGIQWGEVSLDDGSMDVYRKKQQWDVASLPEPVIAPLRSYQTLMDPPTVQWPVFPTFDQRTLATLVRDELGEQGAIDDYRDEYARDFLLALDEDIHPPSITTDGARSILQRLSEAAEVDIEHPKHDYLAPHGGRRGMGEILVRGFGYTVAARYLDNSEKMIRKRYSHIEADELGALATEAINKIDCI
- a CDS encoding nucleotidyltransferase domain-containing protein, with the protein product MNRQTEGTDLIGASVSLPIPTSDPDLFKHKATSDILLFLTNHRFSDFSLRELATQIGHSHQSVRRAVDVLSSNDLVIESPESNQRLVQINRDRLSIPDDPILRIPQPEYHKPVKTAVTKLRDTISDVVGIILYGSVARGDADRRSDIDIWVLTRSGRAESQREANAVARDLEDMVFDGDRYAYDIDVEAVQAIPAYTDDIREIIVSGIPVYKTSDFETVENLLLEEGADNE
- a CDS encoding nitrate ABC transporter ATP-binding protein, yielding MADRIVLLGFAELAIDLVEPATVKKPIDYVYCISVLLDMLRLSQKELMCFTLGEFVSA